In Tsuneonella sp. CC-YZS046, the genomic window ACCAGCCAGTGGTGCCGTTCTTCGAGGCCGGTGGTGCCGACGAGGATCGGAATGTGGGCGGCGACAGCGGCATCGAGATTGGCTTCCAGCGCGTGGGGCGAGGAGAAATCGACCAGCGCGTCGCTTGCCTGCGCCAGCGCGGCCGTATCGCCGCCCTTGTCTATGCCGCCGGACAGTTCCTCGCCCGCCGCGGCCACTGCCTCGGCCAGAGCCTTCCCCATCCGTCCTTCACTGCCGATGATACCGATACGCGCCATTGCCATTCCCCTTGATGGCGTGCTTCATGGCCGCGATGAGCAATATCCGCAATATCGTGATACTGACCGGGGCCGGGATCAGCGCGGAAAGCGGGATCGACACCTTTCGCGGGGCGGGCGGATTGTGGGAGAATCACCGGGTCGAGGATGTCGCCACTCCCGAGGCGTTCGCCCGCGATCCGGAACTGGTCCTGCGCTTCTATGACATGCGGCGCGAGGCGATTCAGCAGAAGCGGCCCAATGCCGCACATGAAGCGCTGGCCCGGCTGGACCGGGAATGGGGCGGGGATCTGCTGATCGTGACCCAGAATGTCGACGACCTGCACGAACGGGCGGGCGCGCGCCGCGTGCTGCATATGCATGGGGAGCATCTCAACGCCTGGTGCCTGGCTTGCGACAGCCGCTCGCCCTGGCGCGGGCCGCTGGTCGATCGCCCCGAATGCCCTGCCTGCGGCGAGCGCGCGCTGCGCCCGGACATCGTCTGGTTCGGCGAAATGCCCTATCGCATGGACGAGATCTACGATGCGCTGCGCGAGGCGGATCTGTTCGTTTCCATCGGCACGTCCGGCGCGGTCTATCCCGCCGCCGGATTCGTCCGCGACGCCCGCGAGCTTGGCCTGAGGACGCTGGAACTCAATCTCGAGCCGAGCCAGGGCTCGGCCTGGTTCCACGAAAGCAGGCTGGGCGCGGCGACCGAGATCGTGCCGCATTGGGTGGACGAAATCCTATCCGGCTGAACATGCGCGGCACGCCGGGTCCTTCGCGATCCGGAGCGTGCGCATGCCGGGCTGCAGCCCGTCGAGCAGGTGCAGGCGGCCCCATTGGGGATCGCCCAGCGTGCTGACGCCGGCCAGCAGCACCCGGATGGTATGCAGCGCGGCAAAGCTGCCGACCCAGCCCGCCATCGCGCCCAGCATCCCGTCTTCCGCGCAGCTGTCGCAATCGTCGGTGTCGAAGGCGTCGCCGACATAGCAGCGATAGCAGGGCTGGCCGGGCAAATGGCCGGCATAGGCCGCGACCTGGCCCTGGAAGCGGCCCACCGCCGCGCTGATGAGCGGAATGCCAGCGGCCACGCAGGCATCGGATACGGCGAGCCGCGTCGCGAAATTGTCGCAGCCGTCCAGCACCGCATCGGCATCCGCGAGGATTCGCGCGGCATTGCCGGGGCCGATTCTCTCGATGACGGGCGTGCAGGCGAGCGAGGGGTCGAAACCGGCGATCCATTCGGCCGCCGCTTCCGCCTTGAGCCGCCCGACATCGCTGCTGGCGAAAACGGTCTGCCGCTGCAGGTTTGACGGTTCGACGCGATCGTCGTCGATCACGGTCAGGCGGCCGATCCCCGCCCCTGCCAGATATTGCAGCGCCGGGCTGCCGATCCCCCCCGCGCCTACCAGCACGGCATGGGCGCGGGACAAGGCCACTTGCCCGGCCCCGCCGATCTCCGGGATCACGATATGGCGGGCAAAGCGTTCGACGCGGTCGGGGGAAAGCATGCCCGTTCTCTAGAGTGATTTCGAAGCAAGTGGAATCACTTGCTGACTCGGAAATCACGGAAAACAGGTAAATTCCAGGCTCGTTCCAGTTCAACCAGAACCGGAACAAGTCTGGCCTTGCCACCGCCTGTGTAAAAGCCTGTACATCACGCCGGGACAAACCCGGCATGATCGGTTGGCTGAAAGAGGGCGGGCTGTGGAGAAGCGATCAGCTTTCCAGCTGCCGCAGTAGGCTGCGCACATCGCCGTCCATATCGGCATCGCGCTTGCGCAAATCTTCGATCAGGCGGACCGCGTGGATCACGGTCGAATGATCGCGTCCGCCGAACTTCCGGCCGATTTCCGGATAGCTGCGCGGAGTGAGCACCTTGGCGAGATACATCGCCACCTGCCGGGGGCGGACGACGGCGCGGGCGCGCCGCTTGCTGGACATTTCCGCGCGATCCACCCGGTAGAACTGGCAAACGGTGCGCTGGATCTCGTCGATGGTGATCCGGCGGCGATTGGCCGAAAGAATATCGGTCAGCTGCTCCTCGGCCAGCTGCAGGGAAACTTCCTGCCCGGTCAGCTGGGCATAGGCGATCAGCTTGTTGAGGCCGCCGATCAGCTCGCGGACATTGCGATTGATCGTGCGCGCCAGGAATTCGATGACATCGGAGGGCACTTCGAGCGGGGCGAACCTGCCCAGCTTGCTTTCCAGGATGGAACGGCGCAGCTCGATGTCGGCGGGCTGGATATCCGCGACCAGGCCCATCGAAAGGCGGGAGAGCAGGCGTTGTTCCACGCCGTCCAGCGCTTGCGGGGCGCGATCGGCGGCGAAGACCAGGCGCTTGCCCTCGGCCAGCAGCGCGTCGATCGTGTAGAGCAGCTCTTCCTGCGCGCTGGCCTTGCCGATGATGAACTGGATGTCGTCCACCAGCAGCAGGTCGAAGCCGCGCAGCCGGGCCTTGAACTCGATCATCTGGTTCTGGCGCAGGGCCTGGACGAATTCGACCATGAACCGCTCGGCCGAGCAGTAGAAGATCCGGGCCCGGGGATGATTGGAAAGATAGGAATGGCCGATCGCATGCAGCAGGTGGGTCTTGCCCTGGCCGGTCGACGCCTTGAGATAGAGCGGCGAGAATTGCGGCGTTTCCAGCTTCGCCATGCGCTCGGCCGCGTTGAAGGCCAGCACGTTCGACTTGCCGGTGATGAAGGCCTGGAAGGTCAGCGAGGGGTCGAGGCCGACCGAGGAGGTGAAGCCTTGCGCGCCGATCGTATCGGCCGCCAGCGCGATCGCGCTGGCTTCCGTCCCGTCATTGGCGGGATGGCGGCCCATGTCCATGCCCCCGTCGCCCCGCAGCCGCAGCTCCTGCATCTGACGGCGCCCGGGGTGCACGGCGATTCGGACATGCTTCACTTCCGAGCGGGCGATCTTCCACGCCAGCGAAAGCCGGTCGGCGAAGCGATCCGCCACCCAGTTGGCCGAAAATTCCGTCGGCAGGAACAGATCGAGTGTGCCGGTTTCATTACAGAAGGTGCCGAGCTGGATCGGCTTGATCCATTGGCTGTGCAATTGGTGCCCGAGATCCTTGCGCAAGCCCTGGCTGATGTCCGCCCAATCGGCGGCCAGATTTACGGCTTCCTGGTCTTCCACCTTGTTACCTTCCGCCGCCTTGCGCCGCTCGACCGTCACTCGATCCCCTTTGGAGCCTGTCCTCGCCATTCGATATTAAGCCC contains:
- a CDS encoding NAD-dependent deacylase; this translates as MSNIRNIVILTGAGISAESGIDTFRGAGGLWENHRVEDVATPEAFARDPELVLRFYDMRREAIQQKRPNAAHEALARLDREWGGDLLIVTQNVDDLHERAGARRVLHMHGEHLNAWCLACDSRSPWRGPLVDRPECPACGERALRPDIVWFGEMPYRMDEIYDALREADLFVSIGTSGAVYPAAGFVRDARELGLRTLELNLEPSQGSAWFHESRLGAATEIVPHWVDEILSG
- a CDS encoding HesA/MoeB/ThiF family protein gives rise to the protein MLSPDRVERFARHIVIPEIGGAGQVALSRAHAVLVGAGGIGSPALQYLAGAGIGRLTVIDDDRVEPSNLQRQTVFASSDVGRLKAEAAAEWIAGFDPSLACTPVIERIGPGNAARILADADAVLDGCDNFATRLAVSDACVAAGIPLISAAVGRFQGQVAAYAGHLPGQPCYRCYVGDAFDTDDCDSCAEDGMLGAMAGWVGSFAALHTIRVLLAGVSTLGDPQWGRLHLLDGLQPGMRTLRIAKDPACRACSAG
- the dnaA gene encoding chromosomal replication initiator protein DnaA, translated to MARTGSKGDRVTVERRKAAEGNKVEDQEAVNLAADWADISQGLRKDLGHQLHSQWIKPIQLGTFCNETGTLDLFLPTEFSANWVADRFADRLSLAWKIARSEVKHVRIAVHPGRRQMQELRLRGDGGMDMGRHPANDGTEASAIALAADTIGAQGFTSSVGLDPSLTFQAFITGKSNVLAFNAAERMAKLETPQFSPLYLKASTGQGKTHLLHAIGHSYLSNHPRARIFYCSAERFMVEFVQALRQNQMIEFKARLRGFDLLLVDDIQFIIGKASAQEELLYTIDALLAEGKRLVFAADRAPQALDGVEQRLLSRLSMGLVADIQPADIELRRSILESKLGRFAPLEVPSDVIEFLARTINRNVRELIGGLNKLIAYAQLTGQEVSLQLAEEQLTDILSANRRRITIDEIQRTVCQFYRVDRAEMSSKRRARAVVRPRQVAMYLAKVLTPRSYPEIGRKFGGRDHSTVIHAVRLIEDLRKRDADMDGDVRSLLRQLES